The following are from one region of the Escherichia sp. E4742 genome:
- the yacL gene encoding protein YacL has product MDYEFLRDITGVVKVRMSMGHEVVGHWFNEEVKENLALLDEVEDAARTLKGSERSWQRAGHEYTLWMDGEEVMIRANQLEFAGDEMEEGMNYYDEESLSLCGVEDFLQVVAAYRNFVQQK; this is encoded by the coding sequence ATGGATTACGAATTTCTGCGCGATATTACCGGAGTGGTAAAGGTGCGCATGTCCATGGGGCATGAAGTGGTCGGGCACTGGTTTAATGAAGAGGTGAAAGAAAACCTGGCCTTGCTTGATGAAGTGGAAGACGCCGCGCGTACGCTCAAAGGTAGCGAACGTTCCTGGCAGCGGGCTGGGCATGAGTACACGCTATGGATGGACGGCGAAGAGGTGATGATTCGCGCCAATCAACTGGAATTCGCTGGCGATGAAATGGAGGAAGGGATGAACTACTACGACGAAGAAAGCCTGTCGCTATGTGGCGTTGAGGATTTTCTTCAGGTGGTGGCGGCGTACCGTAATTTCGTGCAGCAGAAGTAA
- the speD gene encoding adenosylmethionine decarboxylase — translation MKKLKLHGFNNLTKSLSFCIYDICYAKTAEERDGYIAYIDELYNANRLTEILSETCSIIGANILNIARQDYEPQGASVTILVSEEPVDPKLIDKTEHPGPLPEAVVAHLDKSHICVHTYPESHPEGGLCTFRADIEVSTCGVISPLKALNYLIHQLESDIVTIDYRVRGFTRDINGMKHFIDHEINSIQNFMSDDMKALYDMVDVNVYQENIFHTKMLLKEFDLKHYMFHTKPEDLTDSERKEITAALWKEMREIYYGRNMPAV, via the coding sequence TTGAAAAAACTGAAACTGCATGGCTTTAATAATCTGACCAAAAGTCTGAGTTTTTGTATTTACGATATCTGCTACGCCAAAACCGCCGAAGAGCGCGACGGTTATATTGCTTATATCGATGAACTCTATAATGCCAACCGTCTGACCGAAATCCTGTCAGAAACCTGTTCCATTATCGGGGCCAATATTCTTAACATCGCCCGCCAGGATTACGAACCACAGGGTGCCAGCGTCACTATTCTGGTAAGCGAAGAGCCGGTTGATCCGAAACTTATCGACAAAACAGAACACCCCGGCCCGCTGCCAGAAGCCGTGGTTGCCCATCTCGATAAAAGTCATATTTGCGTACATACCTACCCGGAAAGCCATCCTGAAGGCGGTTTATGTACCTTCCGCGCCGACATTGAAGTCTCCACCTGCGGCGTGATTTCCCCGCTGAAGGCGCTGAATTACCTGATCCACCAGCTTGAGTCCGATATCGTAACCATTGATTATCGCGTGCGTGGCTTTACGCGTGACATCAACGGTATGAAGCACTTTATCGACCATGAGATTAATTCGATTCAAAACTTTATGTCTGACGATATGAAGGCGCTGTATGACATGGTGGATGTAAACGTCTATCAGGAAAATATCTTCCATACCAAGATGTTGCTTAAAGAGTTCGACCTTAAGCACTACATGTTCCACACCAAACCGGAAGATTTAACCGACAGCGAGCGCAAAGAAATTACCGCTGCGCTGTGGAAGGAAATGCGCGAGATTTATTACGGGCGCAATATGCCAGCCGTTTAA
- the speE gene encoding polyamine aminopropyltransferase: MAEKKRWHETLHDQFGQYFAVDNVLYHEKTDHQDLIIFENAAFGRVMALDGVVQTTERDEFIYHEMMTHVPLLAHGHAKHVLIIGGGDGAMLREVTRHKNVESITMVEIDAGVVSFCRQYLPNHNAGSYDDPRFKLVIDDGVNFVNQTSQTFDVIISDCTDPIGPGESLFTSAFYEGCKRCLNPGGIFVAQNGVCFLQQEEAIDSHRKLSHYFSDVGFYQAAIPTYYGGIMTFAWATDNDALRHLSTEIIQARFLASGLKCRYYNPAVHTAAFALPQYLQDALASQPS; the protein is encoded by the coding sequence ATGGCCGAAAAAAAACGGTGGCATGAAACGCTACACGACCAGTTTGGGCAGTACTTTGCGGTAGATAACGTTCTGTATCATGAAAAGACCGATCACCAGGATCTGATCATTTTTGAGAACGCCGCATTTGGTCGCGTGATGGCGCTGGATGGCGTAGTACAGACCACCGAGCGCGACGAATTTATCTATCATGAGATGATGACCCACGTTCCGCTGCTGGCTCACGGCCACGCGAAACATGTGCTGATCATCGGCGGCGGCGACGGCGCCATGCTGCGTGAAGTGACCCGACATAAAAACGTTGAGTCAATCACGATGGTGGAAATCGATGCGGGTGTCGTGTCGTTCTGCCGTCAGTATCTGCCCAACCATAACGCCGGTAGCTACGACGATCCGCGCTTTAAACTGGTGATCGACGATGGCGTCAATTTCGTTAATCAAACCAGCCAGACCTTCGACGTAATCATCTCCGACTGTACCGATCCCATCGGTCCCGGCGAAAGCCTGTTCACCTCAGCATTTTATGAAGGTTGTAAACGCTGTCTGAATCCAGGCGGTATTTTCGTCGCGCAGAACGGCGTCTGCTTTTTACAGCAGGAAGAGGCCATCGACAGCCATCGCAAACTCAGCCATTACTTTAGCGATGTTGGCTTTTATCAGGCGGCGATCCCGACTTATTACGGCGGCATCATGACCTTTGCATGGGCGACAGATAACGACGCCTTACGCCATCTCTCTACCGAAATTATTCAGGCGCGTTTTCTCGCCTCTGGTCTGAAATGCCGTTATTACAATCCGGCAGTCCATACGGCAGCTTTTGCCTTACCTCAGTATCTGCAAGACGCACTGGCTTCACAGCCGTCCTAA
- a CDS encoding YacC family pilotin-like protein yields MKTFFRTVLFGSLMAVCANSYALSESEAEDMADLTAVFVFLKNDCGYQNLPNGQIRRALVFFAQQNQWDLSNYDTFDMKSLGEDSYRDLSGIGIPVAKKCKALARDSLSLLAYVK; encoded by the coding sequence ATGAAGACGTTTTTCAGAACAGTGTTATTCGGCAGCCTGATGGCCGTTTGCGCAAATAGTTACGCGCTCAGCGAGTCTGAAGCCGAAGATATGGCCGATTTAACGGCAGTTTTTGTTTTTCTGAAGAACGATTGCGGTTACCAGAACTTACCTAACGGGCAAATTCGTCGCGCACTGGTCTTTTTCGCCCAGCAAAACCAGTGGGATCTCAGCAACTACGACACCTTCGACATGAAATCCCTCGGTGAAGACAGCTACCGCGATCTCAGCGGTATCGGCATTCCCGTCGCGAAAAAGTGCAAAGCCCTGGCCCGCGATTCCTTAAGCCTGCTTGCCTACGTTAAATAA
- the cueO gene encoding multicopper oxidase CueO, which yields MQRRDFLKYSVALGVASALPLWSRSVFAAERPTLPIPDLLTTDARNRIQLTIGAGQSIFAGKTATTWGYNGNLLGPAVKLQRGKAVTVDIYNQLTEETTLHWHGLEVPGEVDGGPQGIIPPGGQRTVTLNVDQPAATCWFHPHQHGKTGRQVAMGLAGLVVIEDDEILKLMLPKQWGIDDVPVIVQDKKFNADGQIDYQLDVMTAAVGWFGDTLLTNGAIYPQHAAPRGWLRLRLLNGCNARSLNFATSDNRPLYVIASDGGLLPEPVKVSELPVLMGERFEVLVEVNDNKPFDLVTLPVSQMGMAIAPFDKPHPVMRIQPIAISASGALPDTLSSLPALPSLEGLTVRKLQLSMDPMLDMMGMQMLMEKYGDQAMAGMDHSQMMGHMGHGNMNHMNHGGKFDFHHANKINGQAFDMNKPMFAAAKGQYERWVISGVGDMMLHPFHIHGTQFRILSENGKPPATHRAGWKDTVKVEGNVSEVLVKFNHDAPKEHAYMAHCHLLEHEDTGMMLGFTV from the coding sequence ATGCAACGCCGTGATTTCTTAAAATATTCCGTCGCGCTGGGCGTGGCTTCGGCTTTGCCGCTGTGGAGTCGGTCGGTTTTTGCCGCGGAACGGCCAACATTACCGATTCCTGATTTGCTCACGACCGATGCCCGTAATCGTATTCAGTTAACTATCGGCGCAGGTCAGTCCATCTTTGCCGGGAAAACGGCGACCACCTGGGGCTATAACGGTAATCTGTTAGGGCCTGCGGTGAAGTTACAGCGTGGCAAAGCGGTAACGGTTGATATCTATAACCAACTGACGGAAGAGACGACGTTGCACTGGCACGGGCTGGAAGTGCCAGGAGAAGTGGACGGCGGCCCGCAGGGGATTATTCCGCCTGGCGGTCAACGCACGGTGACGCTGAACGTCGATCAACCTGCCGCCACCTGCTGGTTCCATCCGCATCAACATGGCAAAACCGGGCGTCAGGTGGCGATGGGGCTGGCTGGTCTGGTGGTGATTGAAGATGACGAGATCCTGAAATTAATGCTGCCAAAACAGTGGGGTATCGATGATGTCCCGGTGATCGTTCAGGATAAGAAATTTAACGCCGACGGACAGATTGATTATCAACTGGATGTGATGACCGCCGCCGTGGGATGGTTTGGCGATACGCTGCTGACCAACGGCGCTATCTACCCGCAACACGCTGCACCGCGTGGCTGGCTGCGTCTGCGTTTGCTTAATGGCTGTAATGCCCGCTCGCTCAATTTCGCTACCAGCGACAATCGCCCGCTGTATGTGATTGCCAGCGATGGTGGTCTATTGCCTGAACCGGTGAAGGTGAGCGAGTTGCCGGTGCTGATGGGCGAGCGTTTCGAAGTGCTGGTGGAGGTTAACGACAACAAACCGTTTGACCTGGTGACGCTGCCAGTCAGCCAGATGGGGATGGCGATCGCGCCGTTTGATAAGCCGCATCCGGTAATGCGGATTCAGCCGATTGCTATTAGTGCCTCCGGTGCTTTGCCAGATACGTTAAGTAGCCTGCCTGCTTTACCTTCGCTGGAAGGTTTGACGGTACGCAAGCTGCAACTTTCTATGGACCCGATGCTCGATATGATGGGTATGCAGATGCTGATGGAGAAATATGGCGATCAGGCGATGGCCGGGATGGATCACAGCCAGATGATGGGCCATATGGGGCACGGCAATATGAATCATATGAACCACGGCGGGAAGTTCGATTTCCACCATGCCAATAAAATCAACGGTCAGGCGTTCGATATGAACAAGCCGATGTTTGCGGCGGCGAAAGGGCAGTATGAACGATGGGTTATTTCTGGCGTTGGCGACATGATGCTGCATCCGTTCCATATTCACGGTACGCAGTTCCGTATCTTGTCAGAAAATGGCAAACCGCCAGCGACGCACCGCGCAGGCTGGAAAGATACCGTTAAGGTGGAAGGTAATGTCAGCGAAGTGCTGGTGAAGTTTAATCATGATGCACCGAAAGAACACGCTTATATGGCGCACTGCCATCTGCTGGAGCATGAAGATACGGGAATGATGTTAGGGTTTACGGTATAA
- the gcd gene encoding quinoprotein glucose dehydrogenase produces MAINNTGSRRLLVTLTALFAALCGLYLLIGGGWLVAIGGSWYYPIAGLVMLGVAWMLWRSKRAALWLYAALLLGTMIWGVWEVGFDFWALTPRSDILVFFGIWLILPFVWRRLVIPSSGAVAALVVALLISGGILTWAGFNDPQEINGTLSADATPAEAISPVADQDWPAYGRNQEGQRFSPLKQINADNVHNLKEAWVFRTGDVKQPNDPGEITNEVTPIKVGDTLYLCTAHQRLFALDAASGKEKWHYDPELKTNESFQHVTCRGVSYHEAKAETASPEVMADCPRRIILPVNDGRLIAINAENGKLCETFADKGVLNLQSNMPDTKPGLYEPTSPPIITDKTIVMAGSVTDNFSTRETSGVIRGFDVNTGELLWAFDPGAKDPNAIPSDEHTFTFNSPNSWAPAAYDAKLDLVYLPMGVTTPDIWGGNRTPEQERYASSILALNATTGKLAWSYQTVHHDLWDMDLPAQPTLADITVNGQKVPVIYAPAKTGNIFVLDRRNGELVVPAPEKPVPQGAAKGDYVTPTQPFSELSFRPTKDLSGADMWGATMFDQLVCRVMFHQMRYEGIFTPPSEQGTLVFPGNLGMFEWGGISVDPNREVAIANPMALPFVSKLIPRGPGNPMEQPKDAKGTGTESGIQPQYGVPYGVTLNPFLSPFGLPCKQPAWGYISALDLKTNEVVWKKRIGTPQDSMPFPMPVPVPFNMGMPMLGGPISTAGNVLFIAATADNYLRAYNMSNGEKLWQGRLPAGGQATPMTYEVNGKQYVVISAGGHGSFGTKMGDYIVAYALPDDVK; encoded by the coding sequence ATGGCAATTAACAATACAGGCTCGCGACGATTACTCGTCACGCTAACAGCCCTTTTTGCAGCGCTTTGCGGGCTGTATCTACTTATTGGCGGAGGCTGGCTGGTCGCGATTGGCGGCTCCTGGTACTACCCTATCGCAGGCCTTGTGATGCTCGGCGTCGCCTGGATGCTGTGGCGCAGTAAACGTGCCGCGCTTTGGCTGTATGCGGCTCTGCTGCTCGGCACCATGATTTGGGGCGTCTGGGAAGTTGGTTTCGACTTCTGGGCGCTGACTCCGCGCAGCGACATTCTGGTCTTCTTCGGCATCTGGCTGATCCTGCCGTTTGTCTGGCGTCGCCTGGTCATTCCTTCCAGCGGCGCAGTTGCCGCGCTGGTGGTCGCACTGTTGATTAGCGGTGGTATCCTGACCTGGGCCGGATTTAACGATCCGCAGGAAATCAACGGCACCTTAAGCGCCGATGCCACACCAGCAGAAGCCATCTCCCCCGTTGCCGATCAGGACTGGCCTGCCTATGGTCGCAATCAGGAAGGTCAACGCTTTTCGCCGCTGAAACAAATTAACGCCGATAACGTCCACAACCTGAAAGAAGCCTGGGTATTCCGCACGGGCGATGTGAAACAGCCGAATGACCCGGGCGAAATCACCAATGAAGTGACGCCAATTAAAGTGGGCGACACGCTTTACCTGTGTACCGCTCACCAGCGCCTGTTTGCGCTCGATGCTGCCAGCGGCAAAGAGAAATGGCATTACGATCCTGAGCTGAAAACCAACGAGTCTTTCCAGCACGTAACCTGTCGTGGCGTCTCTTATCATGAAGCCAAAGCAGAAACCGCTTCGCCGGAAGTGATGGCGGATTGCCCGCGTCGTATCATTCTTCCAGTGAATGATGGTCGCCTGATTGCGATTAACGCTGAAAACGGCAAGCTGTGCGAGACCTTCGCCGATAAAGGCGTGCTCAATCTGCAAAGTAACATGCCGGACACGAAGCCGGGTCTGTATGAGCCAACTTCGCCGCCGATTATCACCGATAAAACCATCGTAATGGCCGGTTCAGTCACCGACAACTTCTCAACCCGCGAAACGTCTGGCGTGATCCGTGGTTTTGATGTCAACACGGGTGAGCTGTTGTGGGCCTTTGATCCGGGAGCAAAAGATCCGAACGCGATCCCGTCTGACGAACACACCTTTACCTTTAACTCGCCAAACTCGTGGGCACCTGCGGCCTATGACGCGAAGCTGGATCTGGTGTATCTGCCGATGGGCGTGACCACGCCAGATATCTGGGGCGGTAACCGCACACCGGAACAGGAACGTTATGCCAGCTCGATTCTGGCGCTGAATGCCACTACCGGGAAACTGGCGTGGAGCTACCAGACCGTTCACCACGACCTGTGGGATATGGATCTTCCAGCACAGCCGACGCTGGCGGATATCACCGTTAACGGTCAAAAGGTGCCGGTCATTTATGCTCCGGCGAAAACCGGCAACATTTTTGTGCTCGATCGTCGTAATGGTGAACTGGTGGTTCCGGCCCCGGAAAAACCGGTTCCACAAGGTGCAGCGAAAGGCGATTACGTCACCCCTACTCAACCGTTCTCTGAACTGAGCTTCCGTCCGACGAAAGATTTAAGCGGTGCGGATATGTGGGGCGCCACCATGTTTGACCAACTGGTGTGCCGCGTGATGTTCCACCAGATGCGCTATGAAGGCATTTTCACCCCGCCATCTGAACAGGGTACGCTGGTCTTCCCGGGTAACCTGGGGATGTTCGAATGGGGCGGGATTTCCGTTGATCCGAATCGTGAAGTGGCAATTGCCAACCCAATGGCGCTGCCGTTTGTTTCGAAACTGATCCCACGCGGTCCTGGCAACCCGATGGAGCAGCCGAAAGATGCCAAAGGCACGGGTACGGAATCCGGCATTCAGCCGCAGTACGGTGTACCGTATGGCGTCACGCTCAATCCGTTCCTCTCACCGTTTGGTCTGCCATGTAAACAGCCTGCCTGGGGTTACATCTCGGCGTTGGATCTGAAAACCAATGAAGTGGTGTGGAAGAAACGTATTGGTACACCGCAGGACAGTATGCCGTTCCCGATGCCCGTTCCTGTGCCGTTCAATATGGGGATGCCGATGCTGGGCGGGCCAATCTCCACGGCAGGTAACGTGCTGTTTATTGCCGCGACGGCGGATAACTACCTGCGTGCTTACAACATGAGCAACGGTGAAAAACTGTGGCAGGGTCGTCTACCAGCGGGCGGTCAGGCAACACCGATGACCTATGAAGTCAATGGTAAACAGTATGTGGTGATCTCCGCAGGCGGTCACGGTTCATTTGGTACGAAGATGGGCGACTATATTGTGGCTTATGCGCTGCCGGATGATGTGAAGTAA
- the hpt gene encoding hypoxanthine phosphoribosyltransferase, with translation MKHTVEVMIPEAEIKARIAELGRQITERYKDSGSDMVLVGLLRGSFMFMADLCREVQVSHEVDFMTASSYGSGMSTTRDVKILKDLDEDIRGKDVLIVEDIIDSGNTLSKVREILSLREPKSLAICTLLDKPSRREVNVPVEFIGFSIPDEFVVGYGIDYAQRYRHLPYIGKVILLDE, from the coding sequence ATGAAACATACTGTAGAAGTAATGATCCCCGAAGCGGAGATTAAAGCGCGTATCGCCGAACTGGGTCGTCAGATTACTGAGCGTTACAAAGACAGCGGCAGCGATATGGTGCTGGTAGGTCTGCTGCGTGGCTCATTTATGTTTATGGCGGACCTGTGCCGTGAAGTTCAGGTATCTCATGAAGTCGATTTTATGACCGCCTCCAGCTACGGTAGCGGCATGTCCACCACCCGTGATGTGAAAATCCTCAAAGATCTGGATGAAGATATCCGTGGCAAGGACGTGCTGATTGTTGAAGATATCATCGACTCGGGGAATACACTGTCGAAAGTGCGTGAGATCTTAAGCCTACGTGAACCGAAGTCGCTGGCGATTTGTACGCTGCTGGATAAACCGTCCCGTCGTGAAGTGAACGTCCCGGTAGAATTTATCGGTTTCTCGATCCCGGATGAGTTTGTGGTGGGTTACGGCATTGATTACGCACAGCGTTACCGCCATCTGCCGTATATCGGCAAAGTGATTCTGCTGGACGAGTAA
- the can gene encoding carbonate dehydratase yields MKDIDTLISNNALWSKMLVEEDPGFFEKLAQAQKPRFLWIGCSDSRVPAERLTGLEPGELFVHRNVANLVIHTDLNCLSVVQYAVDVLEVEHIIICGHYGCGGVQAAVENPELGLINNWLLHIRDIWFKHSSLLGEMPPERRLDTLCELNVMEQVYNLGHSTIMQSAWKRGQKVTIHGWAYGIHDGLLRDLDVTATNRETLEQRYRHGISNLKLKHINHK; encoded by the coding sequence ATGAAAGACATAGATACACTCATCAGCAATAATGCACTATGGTCAAAAATGCTGGTGGAAGAGGATCCCGGGTTTTTTGAGAAACTGGCACAAGCGCAAAAACCGCGCTTTCTATGGATTGGATGTTCCGACAGTCGCGTTCCTGCAGAACGTTTAACCGGTCTTGAGCCGGGCGAACTCTTTGTTCACCGTAATGTTGCTAACCTGGTTATTCACACCGACCTGAACTGCCTTTCCGTGGTTCAGTATGCAGTGGATGTTCTCGAAGTTGAACACATTATTATCTGTGGCCACTACGGTTGCGGCGGCGTACAAGCCGCAGTTGAAAACCCGGAACTGGGGCTTATCAACAACTGGCTGCTGCACATCCGCGATATCTGGTTCAAACATAGCTCATTGCTCGGCGAAATGCCGCCGGAACGTCGTCTGGATACCCTGTGCGAACTGAACGTCATGGAACAGGTATATAACCTGGGTCACTCCACCATTATGCAATCAGCGTGGAAACGCGGGCAGAAAGTCACCATTCACGGCTGGGCTTACGGCATTCACGACGGCTTGCTGCGTGACCTGGATGTCACAGCCACCAACCGCGAAACCCTGGAGCAACGTTACCGCCACGGGATTTCCAACCTCAAGCTGAAGCACATCAACCACAAATAA
- a CDS encoding ABC transporter ATP-binding protein translates to MTIALELQQLKKTYPGGVQALRGIDLQVEAGDFYALLGPNGAGKSTTIGIISSLVNKTSGRVSVFGYDLEKDVVNAKRQLGLVPQEFNFNPFETVQQIVVNQAGYYGVERKEAYIRSEKYLKQLDLWGKRNERARMLSGGMKRRLMIARALMHEPKLLILDEPTAGVDIELRRSMWGFLKDLNDKGTTIILTTHYLEEAEMLCRNIGIIQHGELVENTSMKALLAKLKSETFILDLAPKSPLPKLDGYQYRLVDTATLEVEVLREQGINSVFTQLSEQGIQVLSMRNKANRLEELFVSLVNEKQGDRA, encoded by the coding sequence ATGACCATTGCACTGGAACTTCAACAGCTTAAAAAAACCTATCCAGGCGGCGTTCAGGCGCTTCGTGGAATAGATTTGCAAGTCGAAGCGGGTGATTTTTATGCGCTTCTCGGGCCGAACGGTGCCGGAAAATCAACCACTATCGGTATTATCAGCTCTCTGGTAAATAAAACCTCCGGGCGGGTCAGCGTATTTGGTTACGATCTTGAAAAAGATGTCGTCAACGCTAAACGTCAGTTGGGACTGGTGCCACAGGAATTTAACTTCAACCCGTTTGAAACCGTACAGCAAATTGTGGTGAATCAGGCGGGGTACTACGGTGTAGAGCGCAAAGAAGCGTACATCCGCAGCGAAAAGTATCTTAAGCAACTCGATTTGTGGGGAAAGCGCAACGAACGTGCGCGCATGTTATCGGGCGGGATGAAACGTCGTTTAATGATCGCCCGTGCGTTAATGCATGAACCTAAACTGCTGATTCTTGACGAGCCAACGGCAGGCGTGGATATCGAACTTCGTCGCTCAATGTGGGGCTTTTTGAAGGATTTAAACGACAAAGGCACCACCATCATTCTTACCACGCATTACCTGGAAGAAGCAGAAATGCTGTGCCGCAATATCGGCATTATTCAGCACGGCGAACTGGTGGAAAATACCTCGATGAAGGCACTGCTGGCAAAGCTGAAATCAGAAACCTTTATTCTCGATCTCGCACCGAAAAGCCCGTTACCGAAACTCGATGGCTATCAGTATCGACTGGTGGATACCGCCACGCTGGAAGTTGAAGTGCTGCGTGAGCAGGGGATCAACAGCGTATTCACGCAGTTAAGTGAGCAGGGCATTCAGGTATTAAGTATGCGTAACAAAGCTAACCGTCTGGAAGAGTTGTTTGTTTCACTGGTTAATGAAAAACAAGGAGATCGCGCATGA